In Leptospira saintgironsiae, the DNA window AATTCCAACCTGATCTGGTGCATATCCACACTCCAGGGCTTATGGGAGTCTACGGGATCAATGCTACTGAAAAGTATGGGATCCCAAGTATTGGGACCTATCATACATTGATGTCTGAACAGGACATGTATCTTTCTTTCTATCGTCTTTTGAAATTGGATAAACTTTTCATGAGAATTGGAAAGTTGAACAAGAAGATCAAGATAAAGGATTTAGTGAAGTTTGAAAAATTAGATAAGTTCAATATCCGTAAAAAGATCATTCTGAAAATTACGAATAATTTATACGATCGTTGTGACCTAATTATTTCTCCTTCTCACTTGATCAAAAAGCAGTTAGAAGAGTTTGGATTAAAGAAACCTGTGGCTGTTATATCAAATGGTTTGGATCTTTCTCAATTTAAAGGAAGTCCTAAAACTCTTTCGGAAAGTCCTAAACTTCTGCACGTCGGTAGGATCTCCTACGAGAAAAACTGCGATGTAATCATTAACTCTTTCAAATTGATCATTGAAAAGATCCCTTCGGCTACGCTAACAATTATAGGGGATGGACCTGCTTTAGCTTCTCTTAAGGTTCAAGCTCAGAAATTAGGCATAGACCAAGCAATTACTTTTACTGGTTTTATAGATAGGGCAGAACTTCCGAATCATTATCCGAATTACGATCTGTTCTTGACTGCTTCTACGATGGAAACACAGGGACTTGTAATTTTGGAATCTGTTGCTTGCGGACTTCCTGCGGTGGGTGTGGATTCATTTGCAATCCCAGAACTCGTCCATGATGGTGTGAATGGATTTATAGCAAAACCATTCGATGTAAGAGATATCGCGGATAAAACAGTTCGTATTCTAGAAGATCCTACAATGTATGCTTCCTTCTCCAAGGAATCCTTAAAAATTTCTCAAAACCACGAGATGAAAGCATGCGTGGATAGAATGGAAGAAGTATATAAATCAGTTGCAGAGCAAAAGAATAAGAAGAAGAAAAGATCAATATTAAATACGATCTTCTCTTTGGATCCTTTCGGGATCTTAGGCTGATCAGAAAAGTGTATTAATATTCTTGATGACGTTGATCCTTTTGATCACGTCTTCTGGAGTAATTCTTTCCATACAGGCAAAGTCTTTTCTATAACAAGTCGTATTTCCGTAAATACTGCACGGCCTGCAAGGCAGATC includes these proteins:
- a CDS encoding glycosyltransferase, with product MKILYFSDTFLPKIDGVAISMRNFAEALAERGHEFLICCPRYGEGDFDKMGDHIRLERFRSGYLPSYPDIKVVLPSPSKIKRAIKEFQPDLVHIHTPGLMGVYGINATEKYGIPSIGTYHTLMSEQDMYLSFYRLLKLDKLFMRIGKLNKKIKIKDLVKFEKLDKFNIRKKIILKITNNLYDRCDLIISPSHLIKKQLEEFGLKKPVAVISNGLDLSQFKGSPKTLSESPKLLHVGRISYEKNCDVIINSFKLIIEKIPSATLTIIGDGPALASLKVQAQKLGIDQAITFTGFIDRAELPNHYPNYDLFLTASTMETQGLVILESVACGLPAVGVDSFAIPELVHDGVNGFIAKPFDVRDIADKTVRILEDPTMYASFSKESLKISQNHEMKACVDRMEEVYKSVAEQKNKKKKRSILNTIFSLDPFGILG